The DNA segment ACAACCTGTGTAGTATATTTTAACTCTGCTTACATAAATAGGGCTCCCAACACATTTTTCAATACAGTGTGCACTACCTATTTCTATCAAGAAACTTGCtaagaaggagagggagaactGGGATAAAATTCTTCTAAGAATGAGTTGCAAAATAAAGGTGCAAAAGGAACTTCCAGTGCATCAGATCTGAAAGGGAACTGCTCGGAAAGCTGTATTAAAGTGTTTCAAtatcttctctttatttttaagcagataCTGAAGTAAATGGCAGTCTTGTGAGATAATTGCGTtgtctttggggtttttcttgttttgtagttgcttggggtttttttagatctCTTACATCTGTTTATAAACACTGGAGCCATAAAATGACCTTGCTCCTCATTAAACACTACTTTAGCTCTGTGCCTGTTACTGTCACTAAGCAATGaataaacagagaaggaaacttTATTTGGTACCTGTGATAGAGTAAGGACTAGTTTCATAAGTATTCCTAATAATATGGAAGTTTTAAAGATGACATGTACTAagaagctatttttttaaaatttctagcAGTCTTCTAATAGTTCTAGGTATCTGGCCCTCAGGAAGCTGGAGTTATGCTTATGTATATTTGAGATATGAACACAAATAGCACTCATTGAAGGAGATGAGCTATACAAAGTATCTGACCCAAtgcatctttcagaaaataattcagttatGAAAGGCTGAAGTGAAATTGGAAAATATTAGCATATTGAAAATGATAGCTTTTCACAGGACTTTAATCCTCAAGTACTGTTCTGAGGGAATGCAGAAAAACATtctgtaatattaaaataaatccttaacAATTAAGTGGCTATCTCTAAACAGAAAGCCTCGTTCAGGAAAGCAGTACTTAGCATTTCTTTACAGTGACCTGTGGGGAAAGTTGTGTAAGGTGTTGTGATGGGTTGCCTTAGGACTCTGCCTATGGTCAGggttaaaaactgttttctatgACATACAAGTTTTGGGAAGGATTAGCAGATACATCTTATTATAATCATTTGTATTGGTAAACAATACTGTGAATGTATTGTACTTAGTTCAGTAGCACAGATGATGCTGTCACTGAACTTCTATAATGCTACATGAATTCTTCCAGAATCCTGTAAAACTTGAATTTGTATCTCCAAAAGCAGTGCAAAAATGTTTGTCTTTGAATATGATAATTCTTAAAGTAGGAAAGTGGTAGAGAGAAAGGTAGTAAAAAATGTAAGGTAGTTTCATTATCTCCCTAGAGATGAAGGGACTTAAGTTAAAGAGGTGTAACTGATCTTTGGAAGCTGGTGCAGACCCTCAGTGTAGAGGAAGTGTGACAGGGAAGGTCCTCGGAGAAGGTGATATCAGGTGTGAGGGTTGGGGTGAAGTAGTGCCTGCAGGTGTGTTAACAGAGCTCATAGCTCTGCTTAAGCTGCTCCATTAGACCTCTGATGACCTTCACTGTGATTGTTTCTACTTAAAATGCTATGGTTAGTTACTCAACTTCCAGTAAACCATGTAATAGTATAACTTGTCTTTAATGAGTTAGCTGTGGTGAACTGATTTGGGGAATGAGACTGGCTGAAAGTTCTTCCTTACCCCTCTCTTCAGTTTAACTTACCTCTGTGCTGTGTCCCTCTGTGGCTCCCCAACGCTGTTAGGAGCCAGGGTCAACTCTGGACAAGGGTTGGGGTGGACAGAATGGGAAGGACTAGGGCCAAGTAAAAACATCCCACCTGTCTagctgcagctccccagagaCACTTGCCTGTTCATAAAGCCAAGCATATTTAAGAATAATGTATGTGCTTAAGGGTTTTATTCTCTGTATATCATATGGAAGCCTGTATGTTTGATTACTGTATATCTCCTTTTGTGGAGGGGGGGCTTCTACCTTGAGGTTTTAGTCTGGCAGGCTTAAAGAAATCTATAATCTAAATTAGTGGATTTGTGGTGAATGGGGGCTGATGGCTTGTGAATTTAGCAGTGAAGcagatggaatttttttttgtccaggaGAAAAGCAACAATTTATGTTTGTCTTAATTTACCCTGGTCTACAGGAAGGAATTAATAACTACCTTTCTGTTCAGGGCctgttagatatttttttagctGTATGCTCCGCAGCTCCTGTTCCCTTAGTATGGGCCTTAGGGTCTACTTAGCATAGAACTTCCTCACTTCTTGTGAAGTGATCCTTGAATAATTGTTTCAAATAACATTTCTGAATGAATCTGTTAATTCTTTTGCAGCATAGGCTTTAGGGTGGGCCTTCTTTAATTTAAGTTATTAATAAATTGGAAGAAGATATGAAACCAGTGCAATTATATCACTAGTTAGTCTTCAGTTCTGATTTTGACAATTTCTGTTTGGAATACCAATTCTAAACCTCAGACTGAGCTGGAATTTGTTTCTTAAGGCATAATCCTGCTGTAAAGCAAATTCTTGACCTGCTGCATAGAGGGTAGCTTAATTGTGCTGTTAATATGTTGTATGAACGGTAAAGATCTGCTTGActaatagcattttttttcccccagtaagTTCACCTCAATGGTATGAGGAACTTGGATTAGGGGGCTGGATTTAATTTTGTTAGATATCTAAATCAAAAGGCTTAACAGGACTATGAATTTTTCCAAAAAGGAGGgattttctttgtctcttccAGAGCTACAGGCTGTCACAAAGTAGTTTGAAGtaaagtatgatttttttttttcccctgttatcTACATTATTTCAGTGAGTACAGACGAAACTCATAAACACCAATCTTTCTGTGcaggttttcttcctgctcttgaAGGGGTTTGCAAAGCTGGAAGCTTAGTTACATTTGGTATAGATGTGTAGGAAGGTTTTTCTTAATATCTGATTTAACTCATGTATTTCTTCTGAACAGTTGCAGATTTCCTGTATGATTAGCAAACAGCTTTGAGTGGCTTAGATTTATGGGTAATTACTGAGATAAAGGGACTCTACCCAATTATTGCATAGCTGTAAAGCTTGAAGTAGCATGAGTAAGCTTGGGTTTGGTGCTATCTTGCAGTGAGGAGCATTGCTGTTCTAATTGAACTtagtgcttttttctttccagaattcACAGAATGTTCCGTGCACATGTTGCAGTGAGGGACCAACTTACTTTAAACAGTATTTGGTCCATTAAGAATCTCTAGTCTGATTATTATCAACACTTCTTAAGAAAGAGATGCAGTGCAGTTCTAGCAATCACTTAACTGGCCATCTTTCTTGTTATTACAGATCATGTATAGCCTTTGGACCCAAGAATCGCTCAATTGGTGCTGCAGCTAAAAGCCAGGTGAGTGTATAGTTTGGGTAAAAGCAACTGCAGTAGTCAAGAATCAGATTAGTGAATGTATTTATCACTGAAGATTACAAATGTCTCTGACCTGGTGTCCTAGTGTCTCTGTAACTGTAACGAACAGCTGAGCTGAATTCAGCTGTTCAGCATGTAATGCTGCTTTGTCATCTTGGATAGGAATCTAAGGGTTGGTTATTGTACATAGTGAAATGTACAAAACCCccacctcttaaaaaaaatcagtattatcaggatttctttttttggttgcaAATGTAAGTTCTAAAGCTAAGCAGTAGTGTTTCACCCTACCTTAGCTTGTTCCAGTTTGTGTGTGTTACGATAGCTTTTAATTATGTGACTACATTCTGTAGAATTCCATTAAGTGCATAGTTTTGGCTGGAAGGGGACACACTTGAATGTAAAGTATGTGTAGCTTTCTTGACTCTTTGTTATTGTATTGCAACCTAAATATCTTGAGCATTCTTGCTCATACTCTTAAGTTTCTCGTGGTGTAGGTAGATAAATATGATTTAAGGACTGAGAAGAAGTTAAGCTGACTTGTCTGGCTTATGACATTTGGGTCCTGCTGTATTGTATCTTGTGTTGCTGTGAAACCCCTATAAAACATTATCTTTTTTTGAAGTCCTCTACAGGAAGTGACTATTCAAACACTTGGTTTTTCTTAGCCTAAAATACCTAGAGATGTGTGAAGATTCATTATCTAGAATACAAAAATGACTGGACACAACCATGTTATTCAAGAACAGAACAACTGTACTAGAACTAAATACAGATGTTTTTTCTGGAATTGAGTGTCTGCTTAGTTAAAGAAATTCATTGATACAGAGATCCAGTAGAGATGAGGTACGTCCTGCAGAAACTAAACCtacagaaaatcaaaaccaggTTACTTAGGAAATAGAGACTTGACTGAAACTGAATCACAGGTAAATGTTATGTGGTACAGTGCTTGTGTGCTTTGTCAACTCCTGCAGTTTTTTTCAGGATGTGTATTGCTGTAATGTaaaggaaagaatttaaaaagtttACTTGCACTACATGAAAACAatctataattatttttcaccTCTGTTTGCACTGATCTCTGCTATTAATAAAAGATAATACACCTTTTGTCAGTTGAATCAAGTTGACAGTATAGTCTTGAGGCCCTCTTGACTCTTTAAAACTTCATGATGAAGGTCATTGAGCTGTTTTGTGAGAATATGTTGACTGTCACATGCATGTGATGCACCTGAACTGGAGCTTACATCAATATGCTTGTTGTTTGCAAAATTACTGGCTGCAGCACAATAGAAAGGTAGGATGGTAGGAAACAGATGAATGGAGAAAGATGCTTTGCTAACACTTGTAAAGTGTTTCCTACACATAAACTATGAAACTGAGTGGTGTGTTAAAAAATTCTTGATAGAATCTTGGCTCTGCTTTCTagcatacattttattttaagtctAAAATTCCTGTAGGTTACCTGAGCAGTCAGAGGGAGGCGGCCTTCTAGCAACTACCTTGATATCATTAAGATACAACTGACAAAAATATTATGGTGAAAGAAGCATGATAACaaagctctgttttctgtttgaaattcaAATGTTCCCTGACATATTGtattaaagatttcttttcctttaggttatttcaaatgcaaagaATACAGtacaaagttttaaaagatttcatGGTCGTGCATTCTCAGATCCCTTTGTTCAAGCTGAAAAAGCAAGCCTTGCGTATGAACTtgtccagctgccagcaggctcAACTGGCATCAAGGTAAGCCTGGCATACTTGACAAAGAGCCAGAGGAGGAAACTTTATCagtttccttctgtctttcttttgaaTCTGCTTGATGTAGTTTGTGTACCCTTGTGGATGAAAAGCCTTAAATAAGGAATAAAAGGCTAATGATGCAGGTAGTCTCACCAGGTATTAggtgagacttttttttttagttagttTCTCTGCCTTGCAGAGCTGGTCCCACATGAACTGCTTTAGCAGTACTTTCTTCCTATGGTGAATTTGGAAGGCAAGCTGCTTGACCAGTATACATACTTAGCTGCTGTCCAGATGCTACAAGGGTGTGTAAGGAGTCAGATTAGTATTTCAGGTGATGTGGTtaaagatttgggttttttcaacAGTGGCTGAACTTCTGATTAGGATTTTAGCCATAACATTATTATACTCCAAAACAGTAGGGGAAAAGGCATCCTAGGCATTTTCTAGCAGTtgtgattaaaagaaaaaaaccaaaatctgtGTATGTGAATTTACATGTGCATTCCAGTGTTTATCTTCTAAACTGATCTGCACAAGCTAGGCTATTGAAGAGAAGGTTGTATAGAGCTGCATTACTACTTAAGCTTGCTCTTAGTAAAAACAGTTCCTTGCATCTGTTTCTTGTGTTTGTAGAACATGGTTTTTGCTGTAGTGTAATGTGTGcacaatttttatttgaagGCCATGTAtatgggagaagaaagaaactttACTATTGAACAGGTGACAGGAATGCTTCTTACCAAACTAAAAGAGACTGCTGAGAATGCACTTAAGAAGCCTGTAGTTGACTGTGTTGTTTCTGTAAGTATGTGATAGTAAGTTTTACGTATTTGATTAGTATCTTAAACTGAGATGACTGCAGTATTAAATTGCCTGTGAAACCTGAATTTCAGGTATTTGTCTGCCCTGTTTAAAACTGGATCTTATtcacatgttttttcttcaaaactggaCTTGCTTCATTAATGGTAAAATGTCTTAAATTGCTGCTAATGAGAagcataaataatattttataccTCTTTCTGGTTCTTTACTCCTAAAATGAGTGGCTTGCAGGACAGAATGGAAAAAGATTCACAAAATAACTTTGTCCTCATGTAATGTCTTCTGTGCTTATTCTGTTGCAACTGAAACTAACACTAAATCTGAAGGGTACATCAGCTGGACTCTATACTGGCTCTCTATACACACTTGTAACTATTAGCTAAAGATTACTCTTCTAAATGCTATTATTAGCTGTCTAATCTTCTTGCAGGTTCCTTCTTTCTACACAGATGCGGAAAGAAGATCTGTGATGGATGCTACACAGATCGCTGGTCTCAACTGTCTGAGACTGATAAATGAAACAACTGCAGGTAATGCCTTACTATCTCTCCCTCACTTAATGTTGTGGGTTTATTAGCTAAAAGGGCTTTTAATCTGTCAGTGATCCATGCCCCTCTGGAATTACTGCTGGTTTTGTAAATTGAAAATTGATTAGTTGATTGTAAAGCTTCTTAATCTCTGGTctgttttttcattgctttagAGGCATAAAGATATTTCTTGAATATCTGTTTTTAAGCAGCGTAGCCCTTCCTACTAGCTGCATTGTGTTCTTTCATGTTCCTTTGGCATTGGGAATTTCATTTAATGAGCTACTGATTTCTGTAGCttgaaaaataagatgaaatgCTAATGCTGTTTGCTGAtgtaccatttattttttaaggaattaCAAAACAATGTCCTAATTATACTCTTCAACTTGTTTCTGTGTAGTTGCCCTAGCATATGGAATCTATAAGCAAGACCTGCCTGCCTTGGAAGAGAAGCCACGGAATGTTGTTTTTGTGGATATGGGGCATTCTGCATATCAAGTTTCTGTTTGTGCATTcaacaaaggaaaactgaaagtaAACAGTCTGTTATGCATCCATTTTAATTACCAGTAGAAACATTCATCAGTGCCTACATGGATGGTGACAGGCAGGCTTGCCTGTCTTGACACAAGTGTGTCCAGACAGCTCAATTCATAGTCTTAAAACAGCACTTTGTCTGGAGTTAAGTAGGGCAGGGAACTAGAGAGCTTTTGAGTAGTATGTGGAGGAAGCAAATATGCCTTAATCAGCAGACTttagcaaagaataaaaaaactgGATTCAATTGTTTATTTGGAAATTATCTCACTGAatgctgctttcaaaaatactcAGCTCAGTAATGAGATCTAGCATTAAACTAGGAATTCCTAGAATGGTGTAAGTGACTTTTTTTAACACTCATGGTGCTCATGTAGTAAAAACATTCTTAGTTACTTTAAGCTGCAAATGAAGTAAAGTGAGTTAGTCTACTTCTAAGTGTAAGTTGCCAAAGTATTATTGTTTTCCAGCAAATAGTAGCATTTCTtagttggctttttttgtgaTGACAATCTGGACTTCTGCAGTTCCAGTAACTTTCTCTTAATCAGCTAGAGAAACACAAACTTTAAAGGTTGAGGTAGTGAAATGaggagaaagctgaaaatgttaGTTTTGTTGTGGTTCTGTTTCCATCCTGTGAGGAAACAACCTACATCATGTTCCTCTCGGATTTGTCATTTAAACTTTGAAACCATAGAAGTATGGCAGGGATGCTTTTGAGTATAGAATGGAGAGCTGGATGGCAAGGCAGCTAAAACTGTGTAGAGACCAAATCTAGTCTTAAGGTGCATTGAGAATAATGTGATACTGTACTGAAATCCTGCAACAGAATGATTTCTTGTGaactgtaaattttttttaggaataGATGTTTAAGGAGTAAATCAGCTGAGGTGGATGGGCTACAGATGTTCTTTGCAGATAATTCCTTCATCAGAACTAAGCACCTATTTGCAAAAGTTACTAACAATctcttaatgttttatttttagcttggtGTAGGCATGCTCTAGCCTTGTGAGGCATCAAATATTAAAACTGGGATATGATTCAAACTGACAGTGGCTAAGCAGAATTTGGAAACTCTGATGGTCTGCTTAAGAGTACAAATTACTAAGCAAATAGGGCAAGGCTTAACACAATCtttctaaatttcttttgaaagttgTCACCTCACTGAAGGACGGCTGGGTGCCTAAGGCTGCTTTTTAGCATTTGAGATGGCAGATGTGTGtgttcttgggtttgttttcctcctcctggaGGAGGAAATTttaggctttaaaaataaagcatctcTTAAGATGTGTACAGCTATTACTGAAGTTGTGATCCACATAAACTATCAGGTTTTAGTAATGCAATTGCTACTTGAATTGCCCTGAAATAGAAGAATAGCTTAATTGTTGCCAGCAGTGTGCATGAAATGTGAAAGATGAGTATAGGACATAGGCTTGTTGTTTGGGATAAATTAGGCTTCTAGGTGAGGCTTATCACTGGTGATGGCAGAGGCAGAATAAAAGTGAGCTGTAATGGGTTTCTTTCTGTTACGGTTACATTAGTATAAGTCTTCCTCCATAGTAATGTTGGAATACGTACTTTGATTTAAAGTTGGGCTGCATGTGAAACAAATGCTTTGACATTAAGTTCTCATTGGTTTTGCTGAGATAATAACAAATTGCACTATTACTGAAgagttaaattttttttaaggttcttGCTACATCATTTGATACAACACTTGGAGGCAGGAAGTTTGATGAGATGTTAGTTGAATACTTTTGTGAAGAATTTGGGAAGAAATACAAACTAGATATAAAGTCAAAGATTCGTGCGTTGTTGAGGCTATACCAGGaatgtgaaaaactgaaaaaactgaTGAGTGCCAATGCCTCTGATCTCCCGATGAACATAGAATGCTTCATGAATGACATAGATGTCTCTGGAACAATGAACAGGTAACGCTTATACTTTTTCAAATGTAAGCTTTAGTGCCCTTTGTTCAGGTTGCTTTGGTCAAGAAAGAAACTTAGGAGGTGTAAGAACTGGCACTTTATACTTCCCTCCAGTCCTAACATGCAGAGGTGCTTATCAAAATGATGTTTAGAAACTGGTCAGTGGCCTTGAGTTAAGAGCAGGGCTGTGGATGTTGCATCTAGATTACTAAAAACAAGTTTGTCTGGGAGAATGtgctaaataaatataaaactagGACTGGGGGCAGAAAACACTGCAGTATGTAGTTAAAATGGCgtttttttcaattttggcATCCTGTTGTATTTGCAGTATTAACTTGCTTATGGTATACTGCAGCTCTGTTTATGGCTTCTTCCAACAGAAGCAAATTTTTAGAGATGTGTGATGGACTCCTTGCAAGAGTAGAACCACCCCTTCGCAGTGTGCTGGAGCAAGCCAGTAAGTGTATGCGCATTCTCTATTCTGCATACAGAAAGGAGACAGGCTTCCTTTGGGTGTTGACAGAACCTGGACAGATGGTTTTAGCATAGCGAACAATTTCTTGCTTAGCAGTTACAGGCTTTCTAAAACTTCTTGCACAAGCTAAGATCTGAAATTCTTACTGCTTAGAAACTTACAGACCAACCATTATTCTAAGCTTGTTCCATAAAACTTTTAGTTTATGATGtcaggatattaaaaaaatgtagaaacaCTTAATCTGTAAAACCTGTCTGACTCCCTTCTAGAGTTAAAGAAGGAAGATATTTATGCAGTAGAAATAGTCGGTGGTACCACAAGAATCCCTGCTGTAAAAGAGAAGATCAGTAAATTTTTTGGCAAAGAAGTCAGTACAACTTTGAATGCGGATGAGGCTGTTGCACGAGGTTGTGCACTGCAGGTAAAAAAGTGCTGTTTGTTTTAGCTGTgagtatttttactgaaatccATAAATATTTGAGCCAGAGTCCACATGTAACATGAAAGATACTTAATGTGTATCATAGAATGCATTCAGATAAGCTTTTGGAAAGTGGTTGGAAGAATGAGAATAGCAGCTCAGGTGATTCCTTTGTGCTGTTCTAAGCCAAATCGGTGGATCAGTGTAGCTTGATGAAACGTGTACACTGCTTCTGTTGTGGCTGGAAACTGGGAGTTTGATAAAGCTCTCATGTTTTCTCTTCTAGGCTCCTTTGGGGGCCTAGGTTAAACATGCAGAAACTGgagtgttttggggtttttgtggtgTATGGTTTCTTACAGCACTGTCAACTTGTGATATGGCAATTGCTTAATGTAGATGGAAGTGAAAGCTGTTCTTGCTGATGGAAACCTTTTCCCTGAGCTGGAGTCAATCACTGTTAAATAGCTTAAGCAGTAGTTAAGTATTTTACTAGTGCTACCACCTATTAAATGTACCTTCATTTTGCCCTGATCACCTCATTTCTCTCTTCAAATGTTTAATGTGTGCTTACAGCTCCGTTCCATCAATGGTATGAACTAGCTGTTGGAATATGCTTAAAGATAATTTTGTGTTACAGTAGGCAAAAAGCCTGGTATTACTGTCACtctaaaaagtaaatttaattttctgactTCTTATGTTGGCACTAAAAATTTGGTAGCCTAACCCTGGCAAACCAAACACCATGATGACTCTAAACGTtgtgtatttccattttcagagtGAACAGACTGTGTAACAGCTCCCTGACAAGGAAGGGTATATACAAGCTTCCAGTGCCTATTATGCAGATCCCACATCTATCAGTATTAGTCTCTCTTAACCTAGAGTAAATCTACATATTAAGCAGCATAAATAGCTGCTTGCTGAATTAAACTGCTATTCACCTGAAGCTTGAATGTTTGTAATACGGTTTTTGTGCTCTTTCAGTGTGCTATTTTATCCCCGGCTTTCAAAGTGAGAGAATTTTCTATCACGGATTTGATACCATATTCTATTTCTTTACGTTGGAATTCACCAGCAGAAGAAGGGTTAAGGTAAAAGCTCAATCTTCTTGTATGATTACACACATCCTAAAACTAAGTGATGTCAACTAGAGTAAATAATGCTTTTAGAACAGTGCCtgtttaaaaaatcaaattttgatactttgttttgttttctactgtCACTAACTTTCGAAAAAAGTATTGAGTGGCAGTTTAGCACTTCCTGTGTGGCTGTTGGTCTTACTTTAACCTAAAATGTTAGGCTTTTACCACTTcttcaaaaagcttttccttaaGATATGAGTATCTAAAAATTTTTATTAACTTCATTGGATTCATTATTCCACATAGTGAATAAATGCTGTCTTCTCTTGCAGTGACTGTGAGGTCTTTCCCAAGAACCATGCTGCTCCATTTTCTAAGGTCCTCACATTCTACAGAAAGGAACCTTTTACTCTTGAGGCATACTACAGTTCTCCCAAGGAGCTGCCTTACCCAGATCCTGCTATAGGTTAAGACCATTCTATAGCTTTAAGCTTTGTTAATAGTGTCTTATACATGTTTGGTACTTTCTGCTGTCTGCATAGCCTGGAAAGGGCAACCTACTGCCAGTGCTGTAGAGATAGGTTTCCAAATTCAGGGATCCACAGTAAAATGAGTAACAAATTTTATGGACAAGTAGGTTAAATAAAGAGCATCCTAATGCTGGAACAAATGTGAAAGGGGCATACTGAGATTTGTGCAGTCTCTTGCTTTGATACAAGTAGCACTAGCTTTTACAGTGTACTGTAGAGAATTTCTAGTAGCCACGTATCCTAGCATTGCTGAGTAAAGAATTGAATTGTTTGACTTCAGTAGGATTTGACAATCCTCTGAGCACGTGGCAGTGATCCATTGTCAGAAACAGTTAGGTTTTACTTTACATCTAGTGATTAAGTTAATCAAATGGTATGGgttttttctctggttttgcttaGCTCACTTCTTGGTTCAGAAAGTCACTCCTCAAACAGATGGATCCAGTTCAAAAGTGAAAGTCAAAGTCAGAGTAAACATCCATGGTATCTTCAGTGTTTCAAGTGCATCTTTAGTGGAGGTTCATAAATCTGATGAGAGTGAAGAGCCTATGGAGACGGATCAGCATGCAAAAGAGGAGGAGGTAATAAATTTTGTTGCTCCTAGTTACTTAGAAAACTGAAGCACAATTGCCCAGGGTCTGGGAAGGTTCTAAGACTTGTATAAGGATTTAGTAGACCTGTCCAGCAACTAATTATCAAGGTGTGATTAAGCACTAATTTAAGTATGTTACAGCAATGACAGAACTCTTGAAACCAGGACTGTGAGGTATAGATGAAATTCTTAACCATGGAGCTGTTGCTTGCCTATAAGCCTAGAAGCTTATAATTTCTGCCTTGAGGCTctacttcagttttcattctgtttattttgccCAAAGAGCATTAGGTGTAAGTGATCAGCCTAGGAATGGAAGCAATCATTGTTGTACGAGTCTTCTAATATGTCAAATTGGATCTCTTTATGAATTTCAGAAGATGCAGGTAGACCAGGAAGAGCAACAAAAGACTGAAGAACAACAGCAGGCCCAGCCTGAAAATAAGGCAGAATCTGAAGAAATGGAGGTAACAAACATTTCAGACTTCTGTTTCCTTACAGGATACTTCTGGAAGACTTATGAGCACATGTAGTGTGTGAGCATATTTGATACCTTTGTAGCTCTGGAAGCTAAACTTCtatttgcatatatttgtaGTCTAGCAGTTAGAGCTGTAGAAGTACATGAGTGGCATGGATAATTGCAGACCTGTGAAGTGGCATGTACTGATAAAACGGGTGAACTCTCCTGTTCGTAAAAGAAATAATCATTCAGTTCTCAGTAACTTACTAGAATAGTGTTCTACTGCAAGCACCATTGCCCTGTGAATGTAGTCAGTGTGCCCTGAAAGGGTCAGTAGCTGTGCTAATTGTCTCTGATTTCAGCAGCTGAAGTGTCAGAATGCCAGGGTAGTATGTAGCTCTG comes from the Falco peregrinus isolate bFalPer1 chromosome 8, bFalPer1.pri, whole genome shotgun sequence genome and includes:
- the HSPA4 gene encoding heat shock 70 kDa protein 4 isoform X1; the encoded protein is MSVVGIDLGFQSCYVAVARAGGIETVANEYSDRSTPSCIAFGPKNRSIGAAAKSQVISNAKNTVQSFKRFHGRAFSDPFVQAEKASLAYELVQLPAGSTGIKAMYMGEERNFTIEQVTGMLLTKLKETAENALKKPVVDCVVSVPSFYTDAERRSVMDATQIAGLNCLRLINETTAVALAYGIYKQDLPALEEKPRNVVFVDMGHSAYQVSVCAFNKGKLKVLATSFDTTLGGRKFDEMLVEYFCEEFGKKYKLDIKSKIRALLRLYQECEKLKKLMSANASDLPMNIECFMNDIDVSGTMNRSKFLEMCDGLLARVEPPLRSVLEQAKLKKEDIYAVEIVGGTTRIPAVKEKISKFFGKEVSTTLNADEAVARGCALQCAILSPAFKVREFSITDLIPYSISLRWNSPAEEGLSDCEVFPKNHAAPFSKVLTFYRKEPFTLEAYYSSPKELPYPDPAIAHFLVQKVTPQTDGSSSKVKVKVRVNIHGIFSVSSASLVEVHKSDESEEPMETDQHAKEEEKMQVDQEEQQKTEEQQQAQPENKAESEEMETSQADSKDKKVDQPPQAKKAKVKTTTVDLPIENQLVWQIGKDMLNLFIENEGKMIMQDKLEKERNDAKNAVEEYVYDMRDKLCGIYEKFVSEDDRNSFTLKLEDTENWLYEDGEDQPKQIYIDKLAELKALGQPIQARFQESEERPKAFDDLGKQIQQYMKTVLAFKAKDEQYDHLDEADVAKVEKSANEAMEWMNNKLNLQDKRSLTLDPVIKAKDIEAKTKELTSICNPIVRKPKPKVELPKEEQKPAEPNGPVEGQGEASTGSQAADQGTAASAPTATEKKLPEMDID
- the HSPA4 gene encoding heat shock 70 kDa protein 4 isoform X2, translated to MYMGEERNFTIEQVTGMLLTKLKETAENALKKPVVDCVVSVPSFYTDAERRSVMDATQIAGLNCLRLINETTAVALAYGIYKQDLPALEEKPRNVVFVDMGHSAYQVSVCAFNKGKLKVLATSFDTTLGGRKFDEMLVEYFCEEFGKKYKLDIKSKIRALLRLYQECEKLKKLMSANASDLPMNIECFMNDIDVSGTMNRSKFLEMCDGLLARVEPPLRSVLEQAKLKKEDIYAVEIVGGTTRIPAVKEKISKFFGKEVSTTLNADEAVARGCALQCAILSPAFKVREFSITDLIPYSISLRWNSPAEEGLSDCEVFPKNHAAPFSKVLTFYRKEPFTLEAYYSSPKELPYPDPAIAHFLVQKVTPQTDGSSSKVKVKVRVNIHGIFSVSSASLVEVHKSDESEEPMETDQHAKEEEKMQVDQEEQQKTEEQQQAQPENKAESEEMETSQADSKDKKVDQPPQAKKAKVKTTTVDLPIENQLVWQIGKDMLNLFIENEGKMIMQDKLEKERNDAKNAVEEYVYDMRDKLCGIYEKFVSEDDRNSFTLKLEDTENWLYEDGEDQPKQIYIDKLAELKALGQPIQARFQESEERPKAFDDLGKQIQQYMKTVLAFKAKDEQYDHLDEADVAKVEKSANEAMEWMNNKLNLQDKRSLTLDPVIKAKDIEAKTKELTSICNPIVRKPKPKVELPKEEQKPAEPNGPVEGQGEASTGSQAADQGTAASAPTATEKKLPEMDID